A stretch of Nitrospirota bacterium DNA encodes these proteins:
- the gpmA gene encoding 2,3-diphosphoglycerate-dependent phosphoglycerate mutase, giving the protein MKKLVLLRHGESIWNKENRFTGWTDVKLSEKGIQEAIESGRLLKKEGYIFDIAFTSVLSRSIKTLWIVLEEMNLMWIPILNSWRLNERHYGALQGLNKAEMAERHGEEQVKLWRRSYDMPPPPLTPDDPRYSGNDPRYADLKPEEIPLSESLKDTVARFLPYWHETIAPTVRAGKRVLISAHGNSLRALVKYLDKISDQDIVHLNIPTGIPLVYELDDDLNPISHYYLGDPEAVQRATKAVADQLKKKN; this is encoded by the coding sequence ATGAAAAAACTTGTATTACTTCGTCACGGAGAAAGCATCTGGAACAAGGAAAACCGATTTACTGGATGGACAGATGTAAAGCTTTCAGAAAAAGGGATTCAGGAAGCGATTGAATCAGGACGTCTGCTGAAAAAAGAAGGATATATATTTGATATTGCTTTTACATCTGTGCTATCACGATCGATTAAAACCTTATGGATTGTGCTCGAGGAGATGAACCTGATGTGGATCCCCATATTAAACAGCTGGAGATTGAACGAGCGTCACTACGGAGCTCTTCAAGGTCTTAATAAAGCTGAGATGGCTGAAAGACACGGCGAAGAGCAGGTTAAGCTATGGCGGCGAAGTTATGACATGCCCCCACCTCCTTTAACACCAGATGACCCAAGATACTCCGGAAATGACCCTCGTTATGCAGATTTAAAACCAGAAGAGATACCCCTAAGCGAATCGCTGAAAGACACAGTTGCTCGTTTTCTTCCCTATTGGCATGAAACAATTGCACCGACTGTCCGAGCTGGCAAACGTGTTCTTATCTCGGCACATGGAAATAGTCTTCGTGCTCTTGTTAAATATCTCGATAAGATTTCTGATCAGGATATAGTGCATCTTAATATTCCAACGGGAATACCTCTGGTTTATGAACTCGACGACGATTTAAATCCTATCAGTCACTACTATCTCGGTGATCCCGAAGCTGTTCAGCGTGCTACAAAAGCTGTTGCGGATCAGTTAAAAAAGAAAAATTAA